A window of the Dickeya dianthicola NCPPB 453 genome harbors these coding sequences:
- a CDS encoding sugar ABC transporter substrate-binding protein, with amino-acid sequence MKKFPVALLALSLTASFSTLAAQTPATAVPVPAVIANHQGPVRIAVIRNLGSDDNTTQFVSGVLEEGKKLGFKVSTFLSNGDDAKFQDFVNQAISQKYDGIILSQGRAPYSTGLIQRIVDSGINVAVFDTAVDKTIPGVTVTQQDDASLANESLGQLVKDFNGKANIIKLWVAGFPPMERRQTAYQQILKDNPGIKELESIGAVSSDVQGDTANKVGAILAKYPKGKIDAIWGAWDAFSQGAYKALKENGRTEIKLYSIDISNQDLQLMREANSPWKVSVAVDPKLIGKVNLRLVANKIAGEPTPPTYEFRAASIPQALLVSQPGPVNVAGLAKIIPGWGQTNDFIAPWFATLEAKSK; translated from the coding sequence ATGAAGAAATTCCCTGTCGCACTGCTGGCCCTGAGCCTGACGGCCTCGTTCTCCACGCTGGCCGCGCAGACGCCGGCCACCGCAGTTCCCGTTCCGGCCGTCATCGCCAACCATCAGGGACCGGTGCGCATCGCCGTGATCCGCAATCTCGGTTCGGACGACAACACCACGCAGTTCGTTTCCGGCGTGCTGGAAGAAGGCAAGAAACTGGGGTTCAAGGTCAGCACCTTCCTGAGTAACGGCGACGACGCCAAATTTCAGGACTTCGTCAATCAGGCCATCAGCCAGAAATATGACGGCATCATCCTGTCGCAAGGCCGCGCGCCCTATTCCACCGGGTTGATTCAGCGCATTGTCGACAGCGGCATCAACGTGGCGGTGTTTGATACTGCGGTCGATAAAACCATCCCCGGCGTTACGGTGACCCAGCAAGATGACGCTTCGCTGGCCAACGAATCACTGGGCCAGTTAGTGAAGGATTTCAACGGTAAAGCCAACATCATCAAACTGTGGGTGGCCGGCTTCCCGCCGATGGAACGTCGTCAGACCGCTTACCAGCAGATCCTGAAAGATAATCCCGGTATTAAAGAACTGGAATCCATTGGCGCAGTCTCCTCTGACGTGCAGGGCGACACCGCCAATAAAGTGGGCGCGATTCTGGCGAAATACCCGAAAGGCAAGATTGACGCCATCTGGGGCGCCTGGGATGCCTTCAGTCAGGGTGCGTACAAGGCGCTGAAAGAAAACGGCCGCACCGAAATCAAACTCTACAGCATCGATATTTCCAATCAGGACTTGCAACTGATGCGTGAAGCCAATAGCCCGTGGAAAGTGAGCGTAGCGGTGGACCCGAAACTGATCGGTAAGGTTAACCTGCGTCTGGTGGCTAACAAAATAGCCGGCGAACCGACGCCGCCAACGTACGAATTCCGCGCCGCCAGCATTCCACAGGCGTTACTGGTGAGCCAGCCAGGGCCGGTCAACGTGGCGGGGCTGGCGAAAATCATCCCTGGCTGGGGCCAGACCAATGACTTTATCGCTCCATGGTTTGCTACACTGGAAGCCAAAAGCAAATAA
- the modC gene encoding molybdenum ABC transporter ATP-binding protein ModC — translation MLQLNFTQQLGDLTLNVATQLPASGITVVFGVSGAGKTSLINAIVGLTRPDKGRIQLNDRVLSDRALGVFLPPEKRRIGYVFQDARLFPHYRVLGNLRYGMAARMRPQFDDIVQLLGIGQLLKRYPLTLSGGEKQRVAIGRALLTAPELLLMDEPLASLDVPRKRELLPYLERLAREVNTPILYVSHSLEEVLRLADKVLVLDKGQVRAQGSLEAVWASNALRAWLPREEQSSILKVTVMEHHPHYAMTALSLGEQPLWVGRVDAPLASTLRIRINAADVSLVTQRPAASSIRNVLSASVVECLEVGEQVEVKLDIGGQILWARITPWARDELALTAGQRLYAQVKSVSITA, via the coding sequence ATGCTGCAACTGAATTTTACTCAGCAACTGGGCGACCTGACGCTCAACGTCGCCACCCAGCTTCCGGCCAGCGGGATTACCGTCGTGTTCGGGGTATCCGGCGCCGGCAAAACATCGCTGATCAATGCCATCGTTGGCCTGACCCGGCCGGACAAGGGCCGGATTCAGCTCAACGACCGGGTGCTGTCCGATCGCGCGCTGGGGGTGTTCCTGCCGCCCGAAAAACGCCGTATCGGCTATGTGTTTCAGGATGCGCGTCTATTTCCGCACTATCGGGTGTTGGGGAATCTGCGTTACGGCATGGCGGCGCGGATGCGGCCGCAGTTCGACGATATCGTGCAGTTGCTCGGCATCGGGCAGTTGCTTAAGCGCTATCCGCTCACCTTGTCCGGCGGCGAAAAACAGCGGGTGGCGATTGGCCGCGCGCTGCTGACCGCGCCGGAACTGCTGTTGATGGACGAACCGCTGGCGTCGTTGGATGTACCACGCAAGCGCGAACTGCTGCCTTATCTGGAGCGGCTGGCTCGCGAGGTCAACACGCCGATCCTGTATGTCAGCCACAGTCTGGAAGAGGTGCTACGGCTGGCGGACAAGGTGCTGGTGCTGGACAAAGGGCAGGTCAGGGCGCAGGGTTCGCTGGAAGCGGTGTGGGCCAGCAATGCGCTGCGCGCCTGGCTGCCGCGTGAAGAACAAAGCAGTATCCTGAAGGTGACGGTGATGGAGCACCACCCGCATTACGCCATGACCGCGCTGTCGCTGGGCGAACAGCCTCTGTGGGTCGGGCGCGTTGACGCGCCGCTCGCCTCGACGCTGCGCATTCGCATCAATGCGGCGGATGTGTCGCTGGTGACGCAGCGCCCGGCGGCGAGCAGCATTCGCAACGTGCTGTCGGCCAGCGTGGTGGAATGCCTTGAAGTGGGCGAGCAGGTTGAAGTCAAACTGGATATCGGCGGGCAGATCCTGTGGGCGCGTATAACGCCCTGGGCGCGGGACGAACTGGCGTTGACCGCCGGGCAGCGTCTGTACGCTCAGGTCAAGAGCGTGTCGATTACGGCTTAA
- a CDS encoding nucleotidyl transferase AbiEii/AbiGii toxin family protein codes for MSEYKLTHHKIIRSVLENFNADFFIENSIFFGGGTRIALEINEYRESIDIDFLCPNKAAYRAVREQVTSASLGSLVKKEFIYARDIGFDRYAVRTFIREQDTNIKLEIVSFDNYELVGDPRALFPVPCIDRETCFYTKLLANSDRCLQGQCKDIFDILAMYDAWGAIPRDAFRKAEEHYGSSILSDLTRSLNDICNNDEKYYKFADAMLIQKDFASKLIKTTTQELLSRI; via the coding sequence GTGAGCGAATATAAATTAACGCATCATAAAATAATCAGGTCGGTATTGGAAAATTTCAATGCCGATTTTTTTATTGAAAACTCCATTTTTTTTGGTGGAGGCACACGAATTGCTCTTGAGATCAATGAATACAGAGAGTCCATAGATATTGATTTTTTGTGTCCAAATAAGGCTGCATACAGAGCTGTCCGAGAACAGGTAACGTCTGCATCGCTTGGAAGCCTTGTAAAGAAAGAGTTCATCTATGCCAGAGACATTGGCTTCGACCGATATGCAGTTCGGACATTCATTCGTGAGCAAGATACGAACATAAAGCTTGAGATAGTTAGCTTTGATAACTATGAGTTAGTTGGAGATCCTCGCGCTCTTTTCCCTGTCCCTTGTATTGATAGAGAGACATGCTTTTATACAAAATTACTTGCAAATTCGGATAGATGTTTACAAGGTCAATGTAAGGATATATTCGACATCTTAGCTATGTATGATGCTTGGGGAGCAATACCCAGAGATGCGTTCAGAAAAGCAGAGGAGCATTATGGTTCTTCTATATTAAGTGACCTAACTCGATCCTTAAATGACATATGCAATAATGATGAAAAATATTACAAATTTGCAGATGCTATGCTAATTCAGAAAGATTTTGCTAGTAAACTCATTAAAACCACAACACAAGAATTACTATCCCGTATTTAG
- a CDS encoding LVIVD repeat-containing protein, giving the protein MASTPLPMPEYSRNMRLIGHSHQGGRPDGVQVMVHRGYAYIGHMVSQGVSIVDVRDPKNPKPAGFIAAPPGTWNIHLQTHDDLLLVVNARDLFADARFAEEKVYYTRSVAETVSTGQQDKHWSAGLRIFDISTPDQPREISFLPLDGIGIHRIWYVGGRWAYVSALLDGYSDYIFLTIDLADPRKPEVAGRYWLPGMHTAGGETPSWPEGKRYALHHAIVSGDTAYGSWRDGGLTLLDVSDRTQPRLISHRNWSPPFGGGTHTALPLPDRDLLIVLDEAVLDNQEDGEKLIWVFDIREPANPVSIATFPQPSETDYVKKGAHFGPHNLHENRPGSFISSTLIFATYQNAGVRAYDISNPYRPKETGALVPAAPERMIDKRPGRPQVIQSCDVFVDAQGIIYSTDYNAGLSIIEYRG; this is encoded by the coding sequence ATGGCATCAACGCCCCTGCCCATGCCGGAGTACAGCCGCAATATGCGGCTGATTGGACACAGCCATCAGGGCGGGCGCCCTGATGGCGTACAAGTCATGGTGCATCGTGGTTACGCCTATATCGGACACATGGTGTCGCAGGGCGTATCCATCGTCGATGTGCGTGACCCGAAAAACCCCAAGCCAGCCGGCTTTATCGCTGCACCGCCGGGCACCTGGAACATCCATCTGCAAACCCACGATGACCTGCTGCTGGTGGTCAACGCGCGCGACCTGTTCGCCGATGCGCGTTTCGCCGAAGAGAAAGTCTACTACACCCGCTCGGTGGCAGAGACGGTCAGCACCGGCCAGCAGGATAAACACTGGAGCGCCGGACTACGGATATTCGATATCTCCACACCGGACCAACCGCGTGAAATCAGCTTTCTGCCGCTGGATGGCATCGGCATCCACCGCATCTGGTACGTGGGCGGGCGCTGGGCGTACGTTTCCGCGTTACTGGATGGCTACAGCGACTACATTTTTCTGACCATCGATCTCGCCGACCCGCGCAAACCGGAGGTCGCCGGCCGTTACTGGCTGCCGGGCATGCACACCGCCGGCGGCGAAACACCGAGCTGGCCGGAAGGCAAACGCTACGCGCTGCACCACGCGATTGTCAGCGGCGATACCGCCTACGGCAGTTGGCGCGACGGCGGCCTGACGCTGCTGGACGTGAGCGATCGCACCCAACCGCGGCTCATCAGCCATCGCAACTGGAGCCCGCCGTTTGGCGGCGGTACCCACACGGCGTTGCCATTACCGGATCGCGACCTGCTGATCGTGCTGGACGAAGCGGTGCTGGATAATCAGGAAGACGGAGAGAAACTGATTTGGGTGTTCGATATCCGCGAGCCAGCTAACCCGGTCAGTATCGCCACCTTCCCGCAGCCCAGTGAAACCGATTATGTGAAGAAAGGGGCACACTTCGGCCCGCACAATCTGCATGAAAACCGACCGGGTAGCTTCATCAGCTCAACACTGATTTTCGCCACCTATCAGAACGCCGGCGTGCGCGCTTACGACATCAGCAACCCGTATCGGCCGAAGGAAACCGGCGCGCTGGTGCCTGCCGCACCTGAACGTATGATCGATAAACGCCCAGGGCGACCACAGGTGATCCAGTCTTGTGACGTGTTCGTTGACGCGCAAGGGATTATCTACAGCACCGACTACAACGCCGGATTATCGATCATCGAATACCGCGGCTGA
- the pgl gene encoding 6-phosphogluconolactonase encodes MQQVVYIASPESQQIHVWQLASSGELSLLQVVDVPGQVQPMVIAPDKRHLYVGVRPEFRVISYRIDGQGKLSEVGVAPLPGSPTHLSTDQRGRFLFSASYSDACVSVSPIGDDGVVQAPIQQLDGLEGCHSTNIDPANRVLWAPCLKEDRIRLYDVADDGRLTESQPAEQRAAAGAGPRHMAYHPNNRFTYCINELNSSVDVFELDAQGEGKRIQTLNAMPADFTGTCWAADIHITPDGRHLYTTDRTASLISIFQVSAQDGTLTLTGHQPTQTQPRGFNIDHNGQFLIAAGQKSHHIEVYRIQPDNGSLTPLARYAVGQGPMWVSVLALD; translated from the coding sequence ATGCAGCAAGTGGTTTATATCGCCAGTCCGGAAAGTCAGCAGATCCATGTCTGGCAACTCGCTTCCAGCGGGGAGTTGAGCTTGTTACAGGTGGTTGATGTGCCCGGGCAGGTGCAGCCGATGGTTATCGCGCCGGATAAACGTCACCTGTACGTCGGGGTACGCCCTGAATTTCGGGTTATCAGCTACCGGATTGATGGGCAAGGGAAACTGAGTGAAGTCGGTGTGGCGCCGTTGCCGGGCAGCCCGACGCACCTGTCTACTGATCAGCGCGGGCGTTTCTTGTTCAGCGCTTCTTACAGCGACGCCTGCGTCAGCGTCAGCCCGATTGGCGACGACGGCGTGGTACAGGCGCCGATCCAGCAATTAGACGGATTGGAAGGTTGCCATTCAACCAATATCGACCCGGCTAACCGTGTGCTGTGGGCCCCCTGCCTGAAAGAAGACCGTATCCGTTTGTATGATGTCGCCGACGATGGACGTTTGACTGAAAGCCAGCCCGCAGAACAGCGTGCGGCGGCCGGTGCCGGGCCGCGCCATATGGCTTACCACCCGAACAACCGTTTCACCTATTGCATTAATGAACTGAACAGCTCGGTGGATGTGTTCGAGCTGGATGCGCAGGGCGAAGGCAAACGGATCCAGACGCTGAATGCCATGCCAGCCGATTTCACCGGTACCTGCTGGGCGGCGGATATCCACATCACGCCGGATGGCCGTCATCTGTATACGACGGATCGTACCGCCAGCCTGATTTCCATTTTCCAGGTATCCGCGCAAGACGGGACATTGACCCTGACCGGGCACCAGCCGACGCAAACGCAACCGCGCGGTTTTAACATCGATCATAACGGCCAGTTCCTGATCGCCGCCGGTCAGAAATCCCATCACATCGAGGTGTACCGCATTCAGCCGGACAACGGTAGCCTGACGCCGCTGGCGCGCTATGCGGTTGGTCAAGGGCCGATGTGGGTGTCGGTACTGGCGCTGGATTAA
- a CDS encoding VirK family protein gives MSRMTPLLLSAALLATAAPAMASKSLKSADEVITALNKGRSVNVTIDLSACTPQEGTSTSKTRGGLHINAYRLIDSGTLSFSDEHFTVANDGTPIQQFMRYQVQPDNTVRFTTYMYNLPSLQQRGNTLSYLCKLGQDIGFFVE, from the coding sequence ATGTCCCGTATGACCCCTTTGCTGCTGAGCGCGGCCCTGCTTGCCACCGCAGCGCCGGCTATGGCGTCTAAATCGCTGAAGAGCGCCGATGAGGTGATTACTGCGCTGAATAAAGGGCGCAGCGTTAATGTCACCATCGACCTGTCCGCCTGCACGCCGCAGGAGGGTACGTCAACCAGCAAGACCCGCGGCGGCCTGCATATCAACGCGTATCGCCTGATTGACAGCGGCACGTTGTCGTTCAGCGACGAGCACTTCACCGTCGCCAACGACGGCACGCCGATTCAGCAGTTCATGCGTTATCAGGTCCAACCGGACAACACCGTGCGTTTCACCACCTACATGTACAACCTGCCCAGTCTGCAACAGCGCGGCAACACCCTGAGTTACCTGTGCAAACTGGGTCAGGACATCGGTTTCTTCGTAGAGTAA
- the modB gene encoding molybdate ABC transporter permease subunit gives MLLSDYEWQAVSLSLKVSLVAVSCSLPLGVLAAWVLARCRFVGKSLLDSVIHLPLVLPPVVIGYLLLIILGRKGVMGAWLYSWFGFSFSFSWHGAALASAVVAFPLMVRAIRLALEAVDTRLELAARTLGAGRWRVFFTITLPLTLPGIIVGTVLAFARSLGEFGATITFVSNIPGETRTIPNAMYTLIETPGAEMQAARLCIIAIVLSLVSLLLSEWLTRWSRKRLGG, from the coding sequence ATGTTGCTCAGTGATTACGAATGGCAGGCGGTCTCGCTGAGCCTTAAGGTTTCGCTGGTGGCGGTCAGTTGCAGTCTGCCGCTGGGCGTTCTGGCCGCCTGGGTGCTGGCGCGTTGCCGCTTTGTCGGCAAATCGCTGCTGGACAGCGTGATCCACCTGCCGCTGGTGCTGCCGCCGGTAGTGATCGGCTATCTGTTGCTGATAATCCTGGGGCGCAAAGGCGTGATGGGCGCCTGGCTCTACAGCTGGTTTGGCTTCAGCTTCAGTTTTAGCTGGCATGGCGCGGCGCTGGCCTCGGCGGTGGTGGCGTTCCCGCTGATGGTGCGCGCCATCCGGCTGGCGCTGGAAGCGGTGGATACCCGGCTGGAGCTGGCTGCGCGCACGCTTGGCGCCGGCCGCTGGCGGGTGTTTTTTACCATCACGCTGCCGCTGACGCTGCCCGGTATTATTGTCGGCACCGTACTGGCGTTTGCCCGTTCGCTGGGGGAGTTTGGCGCCACCATCACCTTTGTGTCCAATATTCCGGGGGAAACCCGCACCATTCCGAATGCCATGTATACGCTGATTGAAACGCCGGGCGCAGAAATGCAGGCGGCCCGGTTGTGCATCATCGCCATCGTGCTGTCGCTGGTGTCGCTGTTGTTGTCGGAATGGCTCACACGCTGGAGCCGCAAGCGGTTGGGGGGATAA
- the apbC gene encoding iron-sulfur cluster carrier protein ApbC: MNDKLPAQNPEMLRAVVNGVLSSFTHPTLKNNLTTLNALHHCALLDDVLHIELTMPFVWLSGLTDLKDSVSEELLRLCGAREVEWRLTHNVATLRRVNNQAGVKGVKNIIAVSSGKGGVGKSSTAVNMALALAAEGANVGILDADIYGPSIPTMLGAASERPTSPDGQHMAPIVAHGLATNSIGYLVTDDNAMVWRGPMASKALLQLLQDTLWPDLDYLVLDMPPGTGDIQLTLAQNVPVTGAVVVTTPQDIALMDAMKGIVMFEKVKVPVLGIVENMSVHICSNCGHLEPIFGTGGAQKLAEKYHCALLGQLPLHISLREDLDRGEPTVVSQPDSEFTQLYRELAGQVAAQLYWQGEVIPTEIAFRAV, encoded by the coding sequence ATGAACGATAAACTCCCCGCGCAAAACCCCGAGATGTTGCGCGCCGTGGTGAACGGCGTGCTGTCCTCCTTTACGCACCCGACGCTGAAAAATAACCTGACCACGCTGAATGCGCTGCACCATTGCGCGTTGCTGGACGATGTGTTGCATATCGAACTGACCATGCCGTTTGTCTGGCTGAGCGGCCTGACGGATCTGAAAGACAGCGTCAGCGAAGAATTGCTGCGCCTGTGCGGCGCCCGTGAAGTGGAGTGGCGGTTGACCCATAACGTCGCCACGCTGCGCCGCGTTAACAATCAGGCGGGCGTCAAGGGGGTGAAGAATATTATCGCCGTCAGTTCCGGCAAGGGCGGCGTCGGGAAGTCCAGCACCGCGGTGAACATGGCGCTGGCGCTGGCGGCCGAAGGGGCCAACGTCGGCATTCTGGACGCGGATATCTACGGGCCGTCGATTCCCACCATGCTGGGTGCGGCCAGCGAGCGGCCGACCTCGCCGGATGGGCAGCACATGGCGCCGATAGTGGCGCACGGCCTTGCCACCAACTCCATCGGCTATCTGGTTACCGACGATAACGCTATGGTGTGGCGCGGGCCGATGGCCAGCAAGGCGCTGCTGCAATTGTTGCAGGATACGCTGTGGCCGGATCTGGATTATCTGGTGCTGGACATGCCGCCGGGCACCGGCGACATCCAGCTCACTCTGGCGCAAAACGTGCCGGTCACCGGTGCGGTGGTGGTGACCACCCCGCAGGATATCGCGCTGATGGATGCGATGAAGGGTATCGTGATGTTCGAGAAGGTGAAGGTGCCGGTGCTGGGCATCGTGGAGAACATGAGCGTGCATATCTGCAGCAATTGCGGTCATCTGGAGCCAATTTTCGGCACCGGCGGTGCGCAGAAACTGGCGGAAAAATACCACTGCGCCTTGCTGGGCCAGTTGCCGCTGCACATTTCACTGCGCGAGGACCTGGATCGCGGCGAACCGACCGTGGTCAGCCAGCCGGACAGCGAATTCACCCAGTTGTACCGCGAACTGGCGGGGCAGGTGGCGGCCCAGCTGTACTGGCAGGGTGAGGTGATCCCAACAGAGATAGCGTTCCGCGCCGTTTGA
- the metG gene encoding methionine--tRNA ligase, which translates to MTQVANKILVTCALPYANGPIHLGHMLEHIQADIWVRYQRMRGSQVHFICADDAHGTPIMLKAQQMGVAPEQMIATVSQEHQQDFAGFNISYDNYHSTHSEENRELSGLIYRRLKENGFIKNRTISQLFDPEKSMFLPDRFVKGICPKCKAPDQYGDNCEVCGATYSPTELIDPKSAVSGATPVMRESEHFFFDLPAFSDMLQGWTRSGALQEQVANKMQEWFDAGLQQWDITRDAPYFGFEVPDAPGKYFYVWLDAPIGYMGSFKNLCDKRGDLNFDEFWRKDASTELYHFIGKDIVYFHSLFWPAMLEGSGFRKPTNLFVHGYVTVNGAKMSKSRGTFIKADTYLKHLDADCLRYYYAAKLSSRIDDIDLNLEDFVQRVNADIVNKVVNLASRNAGFINKRFDGQLADQLADAALYQTFIDAAQTIAEAFGSRESGKAIREIMALADLANRYVDEQAPWVVAKQEGRDADLQAICSMGINLFRVLMTYLKPVLPSLAERVEAFLQTELHWDNLAQPLTNHRVGAFKALFNRIDIAHVQGIVDASKEEAAAAAKPVAGPLADTPIQDTIDFADFDKVDMRVALIQKAEQVDGSDKLLRLTLDLGGQTRQVFSGIRAAYPDPSSLEGRLTVLVANLAPRKMRFGVSEGMVMAAGPGGKDIFLLSPDSGAQPGMQIK; encoded by the coding sequence ATGACTCAAGTCGCAAACAAAATTTTGGTAACGTGCGCGCTGCCTTATGCTAACGGTCCTATCCACCTTGGCCACATGCTCGAACACATTCAGGCGGATATCTGGGTCCGTTACCAGCGAATGCGCGGCAGTCAGGTCCACTTTATTTGCGCGGACGACGCCCACGGCACGCCGATCATGCTCAAAGCGCAGCAGATGGGCGTGGCGCCGGAGCAGATGATTGCGACGGTGAGTCAGGAGCACCAGCAGGATTTCGCCGGGTTTAACATCAGCTACGACAACTACCACTCCACGCACAGCGAGGAGAACCGCGAGTTGTCCGGGTTGATTTACCGTCGGCTGAAAGAAAATGGTTTTATCAAGAACCGCACCATTTCCCAGTTGTTCGACCCGGAAAAAAGCATGTTCCTGCCGGATCGCTTTGTGAAAGGCATTTGCCCGAAATGCAAGGCGCCGGACCAGTATGGCGACAACTGCGAAGTGTGCGGCGCCACCTACAGCCCGACCGAGCTTATCGACCCTAAATCCGCGGTATCCGGCGCCACGCCGGTGATGCGTGAATCCGAGCACTTCTTCTTCGACTTGCCGGCATTCAGCGACATGCTGCAAGGTTGGACCCGTTCCGGCGCGTTGCAGGAACAGGTCGCCAACAAGATGCAGGAGTGGTTCGACGCCGGGCTGCAACAGTGGGATATTACCCGCGATGCGCCCTATTTCGGCTTCGAAGTGCCGGACGCGCCGGGTAAATATTTTTATGTCTGGCTGGATGCGCCGATCGGCTACATGGGGTCGTTCAAAAACCTGTGCGACAAGCGCGGCGATCTCAACTTCGACGAGTTTTGGCGTAAAGACGCCAGCACCGAGCTGTACCACTTCATCGGCAAAGACATCGTTTACTTCCACAGCCTGTTCTGGCCGGCGATGCTGGAAGGCAGCGGTTTCCGCAAGCCGACCAACCTGTTCGTGCATGGCTATGTGACGGTAAACGGCGCTAAAATGTCCAAATCGCGCGGCACCTTTATCAAGGCCGATACCTATCTGAAACATCTGGATGCCGACTGCCTGCGTTACTACTACGCCGCCAAACTGTCGTCGCGCATTGATGATATCGACCTCAATCTGGAAGACTTCGTGCAGCGCGTAAACGCCGACATCGTCAACAAGGTGGTAAACCTGGCGTCGCGCAACGCCGGTTTCATCAACAAACGCTTTGACGGCCAACTGGCGGATCAACTGGCGGATGCGGCGCTGTATCAAACCTTTATCGACGCCGCACAGACCATCGCCGAGGCGTTCGGTAGCCGCGAGTCCGGCAAGGCTATCCGCGAAATCATGGCACTGGCGGATCTCGCCAACCGCTATGTGGACGAACAGGCGCCGTGGGTCGTCGCCAAACAGGAAGGCCGCGACGCCGACCTGCAGGCGATTTGTTCGATGGGCATCAACCTGTTCCGCGTGCTGATGACCTACCTGAAACCGGTCCTGCCTTCGCTGGCGGAACGTGTCGAAGCCTTCCTGCAAACCGAACTGCACTGGGATAACCTGGCGCAGCCGCTGACAAACCATCGCGTCGGGGCGTTCAAGGCGCTGTTCAACCGCATCGACATCGCACACGTGCAGGGCATAGTCGACGCCTCTAAAGAGGAAGCCGCCGCAGCCGCTAAACCGGTAGCCGGCCCGCTGGCCGATACCCCGATTCAGGACACCATCGACTTCGCCGATTTCGACAAAGTGGACATGCGCGTCGCCTTGATCCAGAAAGCCGAACAGGTGGACGGCTCGGACAAGCTGCTGCGCCTGACGCTGGATCTGGGCGGCCAGACCCGCCAGGTGTTCTCCGGCATCCGTGCCGCCTACCCGGATCCGTCATCGCTGGAAGGTCGCCTGACGGTACTGGTCGCCAATCTGGCGCCGCGTAAAATGCGCTTTGGCGTCTCCGAAGGCATGGTGATGGCCGCCGGCCCCGGCGGGAAAGACATTTTCCTGCTGAGCCCCGACAGCGGCGCCCAACCTGGAATGCAAATCAAGTAA
- a CDS encoding pyridoxal phosphatase: MTYRIIALDLDGTLLTQKKTILPESLQALALARQAGIKVIIVTGRHHSAIHPFYQALTLDTPAICCNGTYLYDYQTGQTSEANPLTPAQAKSVLQRLQQFAIHGLMYADDAMFYQHITGHITRTQAWAENLPESQRPTFRQVDDLLAATDHTHSIWKFATHHTDTAAMNDFAHRVEQELGLACEWSWMDQVDIAQTGNSKGRLLQRWVESQGFSMNEVVAFGDNFNDISMLSVAGLGVAMGNSADEVKAHADLVIAHHEQPGIAEVIRNRVLA, encoded by the coding sequence ATGACCTATCGCATCATTGCCCTCGATCTGGATGGCACGCTGTTAACGCAAAAGAAAACCATTCTGCCGGAATCGTTGCAGGCGCTGGCGCTGGCCCGGCAGGCGGGCATCAAAGTCATCATCGTGACCGGTCGCCACCATTCGGCGATCCATCCGTTTTATCAGGCGCTGACGCTGGATACCCCGGCGATCTGCTGCAACGGCACCTACCTCTACGACTACCAGACCGGGCAAACCTCCGAGGCCAACCCACTCACGCCGGCGCAAGCCAAAAGCGTGCTGCAACGGTTGCAGCAGTTTGCCATCCACGGCCTGATGTACGCGGACGATGCCATGTTCTATCAGCACATTACCGGCCACATTACCCGTACCCAGGCCTGGGCGGAAAACCTGCCCGAATCGCAGCGCCCAACGTTTCGCCAGGTGGACGACCTGCTGGCCGCCACCGACCACACCCACTCAATCTGGAAATTCGCCACCCACCACACCGATACCGCCGCCATGAACGACTTCGCCCATCGGGTTGAACAGGAACTGGGTCTGGCCTGCGAATGGTCGTGGATGGATCAGGTGGATATCGCCCAGACCGGCAACAGTAAAGGCCGCCTGCTGCAGCGCTGGGTGGAATCGCAAGGGTTCAGCATGAACGAGGTGGTGGCGTTCGGCGATAATTTCAATGACATCAGCATGCTGTCGGTCGCCGGTCTGGGGGTGGCGATGGGCAACAGCGCCGACGAAGTAAAAGCCCATGCCGACCTGGTGATTGCTCATCATGAACAACCCGGCATCGCCGAGGTGATTCGCAACCGGGTGCTGGCCTGA